A genomic window from Puniceicoccus vermicola includes:
- a CDS encoding glycosyltransferase produces the protein MLRLVFISHGSTGDIVPVIRLAEAAVRSGHAATLLASHHWKDATESRGIRFLPIPPGGPQEELSGLMERYSSIRNPLKLVEAMYRHVDAWQGEILPVLDEALDGADALLYSYLFPLYQSAADARQIPAISIHFCPNTYFSPLHPPDNLPQLPSWLPKALRIQWNVRMTHLADRFVTHRINRIISRPDQRIRSWLRSPSDYSLVLAPPELHLDETENLSHRIAFSGFVSGGFSSGESQTDSSIDKVPLLNFGSVTNDSMEEEFRNLYQHWPIDQPLVIQQGWFTPPAPPAEKQIRMIPPGPHEELFPQASVVIHHGGAGTTTSAFLAGTPQIVIPHFADQKFWGQTVTSLKCGSSIRKAGWGRRLWGEVHRLRQDPSITRNAEAFGARQRAYPGAPQAIERVESWLQKSDTEPAFSADPESGSTGLLSR, from the coding sequence ATGTTACGGCTCGTCTTCATCTCTCACGGCTCTACGGGCGATATCGTTCCGGTGATTCGTCTGGCTGAAGCCGCCGTACGGAGCGGACATGCCGCAACCCTACTGGCGAGCCATCACTGGAAGGACGCCACCGAGTCTCGCGGGATCCGCTTCCTCCCCATCCCTCCCGGAGGTCCGCAGGAAGAGCTTTCCGGACTCATGGAGCGCTACTCCTCCATCCGCAACCCCCTCAAACTCGTTGAAGCCATGTATCGTCATGTCGATGCATGGCAGGGAGAAATTCTTCCGGTTCTCGACGAGGCCCTGGATGGTGCCGACGCCCTCCTCTACTCCTACCTCTTCCCCCTCTACCAGTCGGCGGCCGACGCCCGCCAGATCCCAGCGATCTCGATTCACTTTTGCCCCAATACCTATTTTTCCCCCCTGCATCCCCCCGATAACTTACCCCAACTGCCCAGCTGGCTGCCCAAAGCCCTTCGCATCCAGTGGAACGTCCGCATGACTCATCTGGCAGATCGTTTCGTAACGCACCGCATCAACCGGATCATTTCCCGGCCTGACCAGCGAATCCGCAGTTGGCTCCGCTCTCCGTCAGACTATTCCCTGGTCTTGGCCCCCCCCGAACTACACCTCGACGAGACCGAGAACCTATCGCACCGCATCGCTTTCAGCGGTTTTGTTTCGGGAGGGTTTTCCTCCGGTGAATCTCAGACGGACTCCTCAATCGATAAGGTTCCCCTCCTCAATTTCGGGAGCGTTACGAATGATTCCATGGAAGAGGAGTTCCGAAACCTTTACCAGCATTGGCCGATTGACCAGCCCCTCGTCATTCAGCAGGGCTGGTTCACCCCACCGGCACCACCGGCCGAGAAGCAAATCCGGATGATCCCCCCTGGGCCGCATGAAGAACTCTTTCCCCAAGCCTCCGTGGTTATCCATCACGGCGGGGCGGGAACCACGACCTCAGCCTTTCTCGCCGGAACCCCTCAAATCGTGATCCCCCACTTTGCGGACCAAAAATTCTGGGGCCAAACCGTCACATCACTGAAGTGCGGCTCCTCGATCCGCAAAGCGGGCTGGGGTCGCCGGCTCTGGGGCGAGGTTCACCGCCTACGCCAAGATCCATCGATCACGAGGAACGCAGAGGCCTTCGGTGCCCGGCAACGTGCCTATCCAGGGGCACCGCAGGCCATTGAGCGCGTTGAATCGTGGCTGCAGAAATCGGATACCGAGCCAGCCTTTTCCGCCGACCCGGAGTCCGGCTCGACTGGCCTCCTCAGCCGCTAG
- a CDS encoding YggS family pyridoxal phosphate-dependent enzyme, translating to MISYNEFFRNFSNLRDEVNRVAVENRRDPADIQILPVTKTHPKDAIEYAERAGLLSVGENRVQEAAEKSAELPDSSVTWELIGHLQSNKAAQAVATFGRIQSVDSVKLARRLDRFAGEADLILPCLIQVNTGEDPRKFGFAAEGLEKEFEEMLTFENLSIDGFMTVAPLEGGNEVARKAFARLRELAESLRQRFGKELPELSMGMSGDMAEAIAEGATLIRVGSALFGSRT from the coding sequence ATGATAAGTTACAATGAGTTTTTTAGGAATTTTTCTAATCTTCGTGATGAGGTAAATCGAGTCGCTGTCGAAAATCGTCGAGATCCGGCAGATATCCAGATTTTGCCGGTGACGAAAACTCACCCCAAGGACGCGATCGAGTATGCAGAGCGGGCAGGGTTGCTGTCAGTGGGAGAGAATCGGGTTCAGGAGGCGGCGGAAAAGTCAGCCGAATTGCCGGATTCATCAGTTACTTGGGAGCTCATTGGGCATCTTCAGTCAAACAAAGCGGCTCAAGCAGTGGCGACCTTTGGGCGGATTCAATCGGTCGATTCGGTGAAGCTGGCCCGCAGGCTTGATCGCTTTGCTGGAGAAGCGGACCTAATCTTGCCCTGCTTGATCCAGGTCAACACTGGAGAGGATCCTCGGAAGTTTGGCTTCGCTGCGGAAGGGTTGGAAAAGGAATTCGAAGAAATGCTCACTTTCGAAAATCTCTCGATTGATGGGTTTATGACGGTTGCTCCTCTTGAAGGAGGGAACGAGGTGGCTCGGAAGGCATTTGCTCGGCTGCGTGAATTGGCCGAGTCTCTTCGGCAGCGTTTCGGTAAGGAATTGCCAGAGCTTTCGATGGGGATGAGTGGCGATATGGCCGAGGCCATCGCGGAGGGAGCGACCTTGATTCGCGTCGGTTCCGCTCTCTTCGGTTCAAGAACCTGA
- a CDS encoding single-stranded DNA-binding protein, whose translation MNQTVISGNLTANIEVKEVGEKHLSKFTVACNQGDATVFLPVEAWNQKHLPEYLRKGSRVLLAGALRQDQWETKSGERRSRLVLRAQQVDFLDPPRGRAKMENAPRRVGQGSRNAA comes from the coding sequence ATGAACCAGACAGTCATCAGCGGGAATCTTACGGCGAATATCGAAGTGAAGGAAGTCGGGGAGAAACACCTCTCGAAGTTCACGGTGGCTTGCAACCAGGGGGATGCGACGGTGTTCCTCCCGGTCGAAGCATGGAATCAGAAACACCTGCCCGAGTATCTTCGCAAGGGGTCTCGGGTCCTTTTGGCGGGAGCGCTCCGTCAAGACCAGTGGGAGACGAAGTCGGGAGAAAGGCGTTCACGCCTCGTGCTTCGGGCGCAACAGGTCGACTTCCTCGACCCACCTCGAGGGCGCGCGAAAATGGAGAATGCTCCGCGACGAGTGGGGCAGGGCTCGCGCAACGCGGCCTAG
- a CDS encoding DUF4139 domain-containing protein: MIRKTIPTLLAGLATLSPLTAQTGLTIYNENFAVIRDQVSLDLAGGTEEVSYSGVTSQLEPQSVVLRDQSGKVNLRVLEQSYRGDPVNQERLLQMFEGETIQFVHTLGDSEVAVDGKIVRAPTRSSSGYLEPIIEVDGQLLMQLPGDPRFPSLGDGSILQPTLSWKIYSADPVSLTADLSYLTGGLSWESDYNLILQEEGDEVSMSGWVSVQNRSGKNFEKATINLIAGNVNKVIENDGGAAKNEIVSRSFVAAAPPPSVEEKKFDEFHLYSLPGEIDLRDQETKQLEFVRADPVATTKTYVYNGSALPNYWRNNGGAIDNPGFGQGNQTKVSIFRSFKNSEENNLGIPLPAGTVRFYRADTDGQIEFIGENTIDHTPKDETVKLYIGDAFDLVGERKQVDFFRHRTQDLIRETFSIEIRNRSEEEVTVQVVEPLYRWNNWEILSSNIDYKKIDSRTIEFPVTVAAGKTQTVNYTVEYTW, from the coding sequence ATGATTCGAAAAACCATTCCCACTCTTCTCGCAGGCTTGGCGACTCTCTCCCCTCTTACCGCGCAGACTGGCCTGACGATCTACAACGAAAATTTTGCAGTTATCCGTGACCAGGTCTCCCTCGATCTCGCCGGTGGGACTGAGGAGGTCTCCTACAGCGGAGTGACCAGTCAGCTCGAACCGCAATCCGTGGTTCTCCGCGATCAATCGGGGAAGGTCAATCTCCGGGTTTTGGAACAGAGCTATCGCGGGGATCCGGTGAATCAAGAACGTCTCCTCCAGATGTTTGAGGGCGAGACGATTCAATTCGTCCACACTCTGGGAGATTCTGAAGTGGCAGTGGACGGCAAGATCGTCCGCGCCCCGACCCGCTCTTCCTCCGGCTATCTCGAGCCGATTATTGAAGTTGACGGCCAATTGCTGATGCAACTTCCCGGCGATCCCCGCTTTCCAAGCCTCGGCGACGGGTCCATCCTCCAGCCCACCCTTTCCTGGAAAATCTATTCGGCGGATCCGGTTTCTCTTACCGCCGACCTCAGCTACTTAACGGGGGGCCTGTCCTGGGAGTCCGATTACAACCTCATCCTCCAAGAAGAAGGTGACGAAGTATCGATGAGCGGGTGGGTCTCAGTCCAGAATCGCAGCGGCAAGAATTTCGAAAAGGCAACGATCAACCTGATCGCTGGCAACGTGAATAAGGTCATTGAAAACGACGGAGGCGCTGCCAAAAACGAAATCGTCTCTCGCTCGTTTGTCGCGGCCGCCCCTCCTCCCTCGGTCGAAGAAAAGAAGTTCGACGAATTCCACCTCTACTCCCTCCCCGGCGAAATTGACCTTCGGGATCAGGAAACCAAGCAACTGGAGTTCGTCCGTGCGGATCCGGTCGCGACTACGAAAACCTATGTCTACAACGGTTCCGCCCTTCCCAACTACTGGCGAAACAACGGCGGGGCGATCGACAATCCCGGCTTTGGCCAGGGCAACCAGACGAAAGTCTCGATTTTCCGCTCTTTCAAAAACTCCGAGGAGAATAATCTCGGGATCCCCCTGCCCGCCGGAACCGTCCGATTCTACCGTGCTGATACCGACGGCCAAATCGAGTTCATCGGGGAGAACACCATCGACCACACGCCCAAAGACGAAACGGTCAAGCTCTACATCGGAGACGCCTTTGACCTTGTGGGCGAACGCAAACAAGTCGATTTCTTCCGCCACCGCACCCAAGACCTCATCCGCGAAACCTTCTCCATCGAAATCCGCAATCGCAGCGAAGAGGAAGTCACGGTTCAAGTCGTGGAGCCCCTCTACCGCTGGAACAACTGGGAAATCCTCTCCTCCAATATCGACTACAAAAAGATCGACTCAAGGACCATCGAATTCCCCGTCACCGTAGCCGCCGGCAAGACCCAAACCGTCAACTACACAGTCGAGTATACTTGGTAA
- a CDS encoding assimilatory sulfite reductase (NADPH) flavoprotein subunit: protein MTNSNSPSIPQSPLTPENQQLLSSLVASSNHDQILWMSGYLAGAISAGSAVAAPNAGVAPAAASKAKVPLSIIYATESGNAEALADEAKKQASKKGFAAKMVDMGEIEPSDLVSMENVLVIASTWGEGDPPDRATGFFEKFESDGAPKLEKTRFSVLALGDTSYEHFCKFGKDLDDRLEALGAHRFFPLVDCDVEFEEPFQKWFDEAIDVLLQDVGQPGPVEVAVADGAQIPPVGEAYGKKNPFPAPLMERINLNGRSSAKETWHLEFSLEGSGLSYEAGDALGVFPQNCPQYVGEMLRVTGLDGDELVRVNDEKVALRASLLRNLDVTNLSKPMLEKYQEKAESSKLGSVLKEGGKALKDFLWGRQMIDILEEFPIKGLSPQDLADLFRKLPPRLYSIASSMKQHPDEVHLTVAAVRYNTHGRARKGVCSTYFADLIERGDTSPIYFHANKNFRLPENPDTPVIMVGPGTGVAPFRAFIEDRAATEAKGKNWLFFGDQHFQTDFLYQLEWQDYLKDGVLDRMDVAFSRDTPDKVYVQHKMKQQAKELYAWLEEGAHFYVCGDASRMAKDVAKALQEVVVEQGGKSEEDAAAYVKQLKKDKRYQQDVY from the coding sequence ATGACCAATTCGAATTCACCATCCATTCCTCAGTCGCCCTTGACTCCGGAAAACCAGCAACTTCTCAGTTCGCTCGTTGCCTCGTCGAACCATGATCAGATTTTGTGGATGTCCGGTTATTTGGCGGGCGCCATTTCGGCGGGTAGCGCCGTTGCGGCTCCGAACGCTGGGGTTGCCCCCGCCGCGGCCTCGAAGGCAAAAGTTCCGCTGTCGATTATTTACGCTACCGAGTCGGGCAACGCAGAAGCCCTCGCCGATGAAGCGAAGAAGCAGGCATCGAAGAAGGGATTTGCGGCTAAAATGGTCGATATGGGCGAGATTGAGCCCTCCGATCTGGTCAGCATGGAGAATGTTCTGGTCATTGCCAGCACTTGGGGAGAGGGCGATCCCCCCGATCGTGCCACTGGTTTCTTCGAAAAGTTTGAATCCGATGGAGCCCCGAAACTCGAGAAAACCCGCTTTTCGGTCCTGGCCCTCGGAGATACCAGCTATGAGCACTTCTGCAAATTTGGGAAGGACCTCGACGACCGGCTGGAAGCTCTCGGCGCACATCGGTTTTTCCCGCTCGTCGACTGCGATGTGGAATTTGAAGAGCCCTTTCAGAAGTGGTTCGATGAGGCGATCGATGTCCTCCTCCAGGACGTAGGCCAGCCCGGGCCCGTAGAGGTTGCCGTGGCGGATGGAGCCCAAATCCCACCGGTTGGGGAAGCCTATGGGAAGAAGAATCCTTTTCCTGCGCCCCTCATGGAGCGAATCAATCTCAATGGCCGGAGCTCCGCCAAGGAAACCTGGCACCTTGAGTTTTCTTTGGAAGGCTCGGGTCTATCTTACGAAGCGGGGGATGCTCTCGGAGTCTTTCCGCAAAATTGCCCGCAATACGTCGGGGAAATGCTCCGTGTAACTGGGTTGGACGGCGATGAGCTGGTTCGGGTCAATGATGAGAAAGTGGCTCTGCGAGCCTCGCTTCTCCGTAATTTGGACGTGACGAATCTCTCCAAGCCGATGCTCGAGAAGTATCAGGAGAAGGCTGAGAGTTCGAAACTGGGTTCGGTTTTGAAAGAAGGCGGCAAAGCTCTGAAGGATTTTCTCTGGGGCCGCCAGATGATCGACATCCTCGAAGAGTTCCCGATCAAGGGATTGTCTCCGCAGGACCTCGCCGATCTTTTCCGCAAGCTTCCTCCGCGTCTATACTCGATCGCTTCGAGTATGAAACAGCATCCGGATGAGGTGCACCTGACCGTGGCAGCGGTGCGTTACAACACTCATGGTCGCGCTCGCAAGGGAGTCTGCTCGACCTATTTTGCCGATTTGATTGAACGGGGCGACACCTCTCCGATCTATTTCCACGCGAACAAGAATTTCCGCCTTCCCGAGAATCCGGATACACCGGTCATCATGGTCGGTCCGGGAACCGGCGTGGCTCCGTTCCGCGCGTTCATCGAAGATCGTGCCGCCACCGAAGCCAAAGGGAAGAACTGGCTCTTCTTCGGAGATCAGCATTTCCAAACCGACTTCCTCTATCAGCTCGAGTGGCAGGACTATCTGAAGGATGGCGTTCTCGATCGGATGGATGTCGCCTTTTCGCGCGACACTCCGGACAAGGTTTACGTTCAGCACAAGATGAAGCAACAGGCGAAGGAACTCTACGCCTGGCTTGAAGAAGGAGCACATTTCTATGTCTGCGGGGATGCCTCGCGGATGGCTAAAGACGTCGCGAAGGCTCTCCAGGAAGTCGTCGTGGAGCAGGGCGGAAAGTCGGAAGAAGACGCTGCGGCCTACGTCAAGCAGTTGAAGAAGGACAAGCGTTACCAGCAGGACGTTTACTGA
- a CDS encoding LysR family transcriptional regulator — MHIENFKIFSDLVESESFSRAAKLNGITQSAVSQQLRSMERHFNVLIVDRSQKQFRLTQEGRRLYESSKEILHLYERLDCEIQEMRKVISGNIKLSTIYSVGLHELPSYLKTFMQEFPSVNVHVEYRRSNHVYDDVLHNAVDLGVVAFPLKNRQLEVIPFKTDQLVVAASTDHPLAGREDVAVKELEGFDFVGFDKDIPTRKATDEIFREAKISLEPKMEFDNIETVKRAVEINAGFAILPASTVAHEGKKGLICSIPFRKKTFTRPIAIIHRKGRVLTPAMKQFVALLTGNEVEKSDSQGEAASPSTNGRKPAAKTASKK; from the coding sequence ATGCACATCGAGAATTTCAAAATCTTTTCAGACTTGGTTGAAAGCGAGAGTTTTTCTCGAGCGGCCAAGTTAAATGGCATCACCCAATCCGCAGTGAGCCAACAGCTGCGATCCATGGAGCGACACTTTAATGTTTTGATCGTCGACCGCAGTCAGAAACAATTCCGTCTGACCCAGGAAGGGCGCCGTCTCTACGAATCCTCCAAAGAGATTCTGCATCTCTACGAACGTCTCGACTGCGAGATTCAGGAAATGCGGAAGGTGATTAGCGGAAATATTAAGCTCTCGACCATCTATAGCGTCGGTCTTCACGAGCTGCCCAGTTATCTGAAGACCTTCATGCAGGAGTTCCCCTCGGTGAACGTCCATGTCGAATACCGCCGCTCGAACCACGTCTACGACGACGTTCTCCACAATGCTGTGGACTTGGGAGTGGTCGCCTTCCCGCTAAAAAACCGGCAGCTCGAAGTCATTCCTTTCAAAACAGACCAGCTGGTGGTCGCCGCCAGCACCGACCACCCTCTCGCGGGGCGTGAAGATGTGGCGGTCAAGGAACTCGAAGGCTTTGATTTTGTCGGATTCGACAAAGACATTCCTACCCGGAAGGCAACGGACGAGATTTTCCGTGAGGCCAAGATCTCCCTCGAGCCCAAGATGGAGTTCGACAACATCGAAACGGTGAAGCGGGCGGTGGAAATCAACGCCGGGTTCGCAATTCTCCCCGCCTCGACCGTAGCCCATGAAGGCAAGAAAGGCCTGATCTGCTCGATCCCCTTCCGCAAAAAGACTTTTACGCGTCCGATTGCCATCATTCATCGCAAAGGCCGAGTCCTCACTCCCGCGATGAAGCAGTTCGTCGCCCTGCTCACGGGCAATGAAGTCGAAAAGAGCGATTCCCAAGGAGAAGCTGCCAGCCCCTCCACGAACGGACGCAAGCCAGCAGCCAAAACCGCTTCCAAAAAATAA
- the uxaC gene encoding glucuronate isomerase: MEFLHDDFLLRGPTAKRLYHDVAKDLPIIDYHCHLPPKDLAENRRFDNLFEAWLEGDHYKWRAMRSNGVTEDFCTGDADPYDKFLAFAKTVPHTIRNPLYHWTHLELKRYFGFDGILNEKSAPKVWEMANEQLTGGDLDVAGILKKFKVEIVCTTDDPADSLEYHQQLAGKDFPAKVFPAFRPDKVLAADKPEVFNTFVDSLSARVNSPIDSLDTLLRALGDRHEFFHSMGCRLSDHGLSWLPAHDISTDDAKAIFAKVRSGEAATAEEAEGLATYLMIWMGEKDFEKGWTRQFHLGAMRNNSSRLFRNLGPDTGFDSIGDWPQAERLSRHLDLLDTMGKLPRTILYNLNPNDNYVFGTMIGNFQDGTIPGKIQFGSGWWFNDQIEGMEAQMNALSNLGLLSRFVGMLTDSRSFLSFPRHEYFRRILCNLVGRDVDEGLIPNDPELIDGLVRRVSYENARDYFGFPA, translated from the coding sequence ATGGAATTCTTGCACGACGACTTTTTGCTCCGGGGCCCTACGGCAAAACGCCTTTACCACGATGTGGCGAAGGACTTGCCGATCATTGATTATCACTGCCACCTTCCCCCGAAAGATTTGGCCGAGAACCGCCGTTTTGACAATCTCTTCGAGGCTTGGCTCGAGGGGGACCACTACAAATGGCGGGCGATGCGCAGCAATGGAGTCACTGAAGATTTCTGCACGGGTGATGCCGATCCCTATGACAAGTTTCTGGCCTTTGCGAAGACGGTTCCGCACACGATTCGGAATCCCCTTTATCATTGGACTCACCTTGAGCTGAAGCGCTATTTCGGCTTTGACGGGATTCTCAATGAGAAGAGCGCGCCAAAGGTTTGGGAGATGGCCAACGAGCAGCTGACAGGAGGAGATTTGGACGTCGCTGGAATTCTGAAAAAATTCAAGGTGGAGATAGTCTGCACGACGGACGATCCGGCGGATTCCCTCGAGTATCACCAGCAGCTGGCGGGCAAGGATTTCCCGGCGAAAGTTTTTCCGGCGTTCCGGCCAGACAAGGTACTGGCTGCGGATAAACCGGAGGTCTTCAATACGTTCGTCGATTCGCTGAGTGCGCGGGTGAACAGCCCGATCGATTCCTTGGATACACTTCTGCGAGCTCTTGGCGACCGTCATGAGTTTTTCCACTCGATGGGCTGCCGTCTCTCCGACCATGGGTTGAGCTGGTTGCCAGCGCATGACATTTCGACGGATGATGCCAAGGCGATCTTTGCAAAGGTTCGTTCGGGCGAGGCTGCGACTGCCGAAGAGGCGGAAGGATTGGCCACCTATCTAATGATTTGGATGGGAGAGAAGGACTTTGAAAAGGGTTGGACCCGTCAGTTTCACCTCGGGGCGATGCGGAACAACAGCAGCCGCCTCTTCCGGAACCTCGGTCCGGATACCGGATTTGATTCGATTGGAGACTGGCCACAGGCAGAGCGTTTGAGTCGGCACCTCGATTTGCTCGATACTATGGGGAAGCTGCCTCGGACGATCCTCTATAATCTGAATCCGAACGATAATTACGTTTTCGGAACGATGATTGGAAACTTCCAGGATGGAACGATCCCCGGGAAGATCCAGTTCGGCTCCGGCTGGTGGTTCAATGATCAGATTGAAGGGATGGAAGCGCAGATGAACGCCCTCTCCAATCTCGGTCTGCTCTCGCGCTTTGTGGGAATGCTGACCGATTCCCGTTCTTTCCTGTCTTTCCCCCGTCACGAGTACTTCCGCCGGATTCTTTGCAACTTGGTTGGACGCGATGTCGACGAGGGGCTGATCCCGAACGATCCTGAGCTGATCGACGGGCTTGTTCGCCGGGTTAGTTACGAGAACGCTCGCGACTACTTCGGTTTTCCTGCCTGA
- a CDS encoding SLC13 family permease, translating to MNWEVIFVLALLLGAIFSFTREKIPADLTSLSVFAFLAIGAAFFPQSKLPSVPELLSVFSNPAPITIASMFIISAGLERCGVINSLTVLLQKTTRFGYRRFLLFLIIPVALVSAFINNTPVVVILLPVAISLSANLGVPASKVLIPLSYASIFGGTCTLMGTSTNILGSSLLSSSGYEPFTMFEFAAVAAPLAIIGTLYLTLFGKWLLPDRESLGSLIPAEARKEYLAEAFVRGDSPLVGKRVEETKILKQAGIRLVELIRSGTPIPGDLRKTVLRGGDRVVLACRPSGIAEAREFEGIILTAEKDADLEPISARQASIVEAMVAPNSPAAGRTIAEMNFRQRFRTLILAVHRDGKNLNADFQKTVISAGDTILLLGPDESLEALRRSGDLVLLDQPAVPADTRRRKAPIAIGVLAGVVLLATLNLAPIAVSTILGVSVLFLTGCLKPQEGYQSVEWKILILIYGMLGLGMAMESSGATHLFTNFTQQLVEGFVAPSWRPFVLLAVIYLISSIFTEFLSNNATVVLMVPVAMSLAISMGVDPRPFAIACCIGSSASFATPIGYQTNTLVYGVGAYRFTDFMRIGLPLNILYAVGTILLVPLIWGF from the coding sequence ATGAATTGGGAGGTCATCTTCGTCCTCGCTCTCCTTTTGGGTGCGATCTTCAGTTTCACTCGGGAAAAGATCCCGGCGGACCTGACATCTTTGAGCGTATTCGCCTTTCTTGCCATCGGCGCAGCCTTCTTCCCCCAGTCGAAGCTTCCCTCCGTGCCGGAGCTACTGAGCGTATTTTCCAACCCAGCCCCAATCACCATTGCCAGCATGTTCATCATCAGCGCGGGCCTCGAGCGTTGCGGAGTCATCAACTCCCTCACCGTGCTGCTTCAGAAAACCACCCGCTTCGGGTATCGACGCTTCCTCCTTTTTCTGATCATCCCCGTGGCGTTGGTCTCAGCCTTCATCAACAACACGCCGGTGGTCGTGATTCTGCTACCGGTGGCCATCAGTCTGAGCGCAAACCTCGGAGTCCCCGCATCCAAGGTTCTCATCCCCCTCAGCTACGCCTCTATCTTTGGGGGGACCTGCACCCTGATGGGAACGAGCACCAATATCCTCGGCTCCTCCCTCCTCTCCTCTTCCGGCTACGAACCCTTCACCATGTTCGAGTTCGCCGCCGTCGCCGCCCCTCTTGCGATCATCGGAACTCTCTATTTAACCTTGTTCGGAAAATGGCTGCTGCCTGACCGCGAGAGCCTTGGCTCACTCATTCCGGCCGAAGCCCGCAAGGAATATCTGGCAGAGGCATTCGTCCGGGGAGATTCACCCTTGGTCGGGAAGCGCGTCGAAGAAACCAAAATCCTCAAACAGGCAGGCATTCGCCTGGTTGAGCTAATCCGTTCCGGGACCCCGATTCCGGGTGATCTCCGCAAGACCGTCCTCCGTGGCGGTGATCGCGTCGTCCTCGCCTGCCGCCCTTCTGGAATCGCCGAAGCCCGTGAGTTTGAAGGGATCATCCTCACCGCGGAGAAGGATGCCGACCTCGAACCGATCTCGGCTCGCCAAGCTTCGATCGTCGAAGCCATGGTCGCCCCAAATTCACCAGCAGCCGGCCGCACCATCGCCGAGATGAACTTCCGGCAACGCTTCCGCACCCTCATCCTCGCCGTCCACCGCGACGGAAAAAACCTCAATGCCGATTTCCAGAAAACGGTAATTTCGGCTGGGGATACCATCCTTCTCCTCGGACCAGACGAGTCTCTCGAAGCCCTGCGCCGCAGCGGAGACCTTGTCCTCCTCGACCAGCCCGCCGTGCCCGCCGATACCCGACGTCGCAAAGCCCCGATCGCCATCGGAGTTCTTGCCGGAGTCGTACTCCTCGCCACCCTCAATCTGGCACCCATCGCCGTTTCGACGATCCTCGGCGTCAGCGTCCTTTTCCTCACTGGCTGCTTGAAGCCGCAGGAGGGCTATCAATCGGTCGAGTGGAAAATCCTCATCCTCATCTATGGAATGCTGGGCTTGGGCATGGCCATGGAATCGAGTGGGGCCACCCATCTCTTTACCAACTTCACCCAACAGCTCGTCGAAGGATTTGTCGCGCCCTCTTGGCGACCATTTGTCCTTCTGGCCGTCATTTACCTCATCAGCAGCATCTTTACAGAGTTCCTTTCCAACAACGCAACCGTGGTCCTAATGGTCCCGGTTGCCATGTCTCTCGCGATCAGCATGGGAGTCGACCCCCGGCCCTTTGCCATCGCCTGCTGTATCGGCTCCTCCGCCAGTTTCGCCACCCCGATCGGTTACCAAACCAATACCTTGGTCTACGGGGTCGGTGCCTACCGGTTTACCGATTTCATGCGAATCGGACTCCCGCTCAATATTCTCTACGCGGTGGGCACCATCCTGCTCGTCCCCCTGATTTGGGGATTTTAG
- a CDS encoding transposase, with product MSRSISRDSAPFDWSTRFLGIYQDDLPHWVVEHGRYSVTLRCAGSLPSTTILQLEEQKRFLQTVEPKSPEAEKARRKVFLCLDEYLDRGWGFTPFSRLEVSKAFDVWLRKYKGDQLELSDFVIMPNHIHLLTRPIHLHSIEEFKRIWMRFKGRSARFLNQYLNRSGKFWQTYGYDRWIRNATEYQSWQKYLAQNPVKANLCRKSEDYPFLHLET from the coding sequence ATGAGCCGCTCCATTTCCAGAGACAGCGCCCCTTTTGATTGGAGTACTCGTTTTCTAGGCATTTACCAAGACGACCTTCCTCATTGGGTTGTCGAACACGGGCGCTATTCCGTAACTCTCCGATGCGCAGGCAGTCTCCCCTCGACGACGATTCTTCAACTCGAGGAACAGAAACGATTTCTCCAGACCGTAGAACCGAAGAGTCCGGAGGCCGAGAAGGCTCGACGAAAGGTTTTTCTCTGTCTGGACGAATACTTAGACCGAGGATGGGGGTTCACTCCCTTTAGTAGGCTCGAGGTTTCCAAAGCCTTCGACGTATGGTTGCGAAAATACAAAGGAGACCAATTGGAACTCTCAGACTTCGTGATTATGCCTAACCATATTCACCTGCTCACTCGGCCTATCCATCTCCACAGCATTGAGGAATTCAAACGAATCTGGATGCGCTTCAAAGGACGTTCTGCTCGTTTCCTCAATCAATATTTAAATCGAAGTGGTAAATTTTGGCAGACCTACGGGTACGACCGATGGATTCGCAACGCTACGGAATACCAATCTTGGCAAAAATATCTGGCCCAGAACCCCGTGAAAGCCAACCTCTGCAGAAAGAGTGAAGACTATCCCTTCCTTCATCTAGAGACCTAG